A stretch of the Archangium violaceum genome encodes the following:
- a CDS encoding Lrp/AsnC ligand binding domain-containing protein: protein MHTIFVMIKCELGQTYKTAAMIADQVDEAAEVHSTSGGYDLLAKFHLDKDQDIGRFVTERIQTLPGVKDTYTITTFKAF from the coding sequence GTGCACACCATCTTCGTCATGATCAAGTGTGAGCTGGGGCAGACCTACAAGACCGCGGCCATGATCGCCGACCAGGTCGACGAGGCCGCCGAGGTTCATTCCACCTCGGGCGGGTACGATCTGCTGGCCAAGTTCCACCTCGACAAGGACCAGGACATCGGCCGCTTCGTCACCGAGCGCATCCAGACGCTTCCCGGCGTCAAGGACACCTACACCATCACCACCTTCAAGGCCTTCTGA
- a CDS encoding PhnD/SsuA/transferrin family substrate-binding protein, translated as MRVTPSTTPIRFLLYPSLGEVREHVRVELFGRVLSERLGRPVVMEIAPTYEVLETELAAGRVDMAWATAEQCTAYEPRARAVLRSVRSGSWHYHAALVCRADAPLTVETMKGKRAAWVAPRSTGGHLLPMRFLQQRGLRPDELFSEQRFLGTYRKALEAVLAGEADVTSVFSNHPDELAMRATLASYVGAEESKLVTFAFTEPTLADGIIITRRLSEADAAAVVSVLMRMNIDGGGLDILMGPFRVEGFFMSSASREELETPRKVRSAEYMVAQLDGEDRCLRLCSPTGRAFGRNVSHAEGRTLVEVLGVEAGEPLLTLLRAVRRGVAGGRMEYRLEVEGETRWYAAEISPCAPVAGETQPRLALLVRDVTGMRALEEPLYRLASFPLLHPEPLLELGMDGELRFANPATHKAFPELITQGAEHPMVRAAIQWAWRGAPAGEPAPTVHLDGRYWELTVAQLWDPPGLRVFARDVTLRKQMEARLIQADRLSALGSLAAAVGHEMNNPLAFMLANLSFAREELERVGESLKAKDESVTRELDDVLEALRETAEGALRLKHIVQDLRTLSRKPPEHQARVEVQPVLENALKLIRGELNHRARLERDFHEIPAVDADEARLSQLFLNLLLNAVQSMDPAEAEDNVLRVAAYTGEEGEVVVEVQDTGKGLRPEALSRIFEPFVASRPGSSGLGLSVSHAIVTGLGGTLRAESRQGRGTLITITLPPACEALQPQAALLAG; from the coding sequence ATGCGCGTGACCCCGTCCACCACTCCCATCCGTTTCCTGCTCTACCCGTCGCTCGGGGAGGTGCGGGAGCACGTGCGGGTCGAGCTCTTCGGGCGAGTGCTGTCCGAGCGCCTGGGCCGGCCAGTGGTGATGGAGATCGCGCCCACGTACGAGGTGCTGGAGACGGAGCTGGCCGCGGGCCGGGTGGACATGGCGTGGGCCACGGCCGAGCAGTGCACCGCCTACGAGCCGCGGGCGCGGGCAGTGCTGCGCTCGGTGCGCTCGGGGAGCTGGCACTACCACGCGGCCCTGGTGTGCCGCGCGGACGCGCCGCTGACCGTGGAGACGATGAAGGGCAAGCGCGCCGCCTGGGTGGCCCCGCGCTCCACGGGCGGGCACCTGCTGCCCATGCGCTTCCTGCAGCAGCGGGGGCTGCGCCCGGACGAGCTCTTCTCCGAGCAGCGCTTCCTGGGCACCTACCGCAAGGCGCTCGAGGCCGTGCTCGCCGGAGAGGCGGATGTGACCTCCGTCTTCTCCAACCACCCGGATGAGCTCGCCATGCGGGCCACCCTGGCCTCGTACGTAGGGGCCGAGGAGTCCAAGCTCGTCACCTTCGCCTTCACCGAGCCCACCCTGGCCGACGGCATCATCATCACCCGGCGCCTGTCCGAGGCCGATGCCGCCGCGGTGGTGTCCGTGCTCATGCGGATGAACATCGACGGGGGAGGTCTGGATATCTTGATGGGGCCCTTCCGGGTGGAGGGCTTCTTCATGTCGTCGGCATCTCGGGAGGAGCTCGAGACGCCCCGGAAGGTACGCAGCGCCGAATACATGGTGGCGCAGCTGGATGGGGAGGACCGGTGCCTGCGGCTGTGCTCGCCCACGGGCAGGGCCTTTGGCCGGAACGTGAGTCACGCCGAGGGGCGGACGCTGGTGGAGGTGCTGGGCGTGGAGGCGGGAGAGCCGCTGCTGACGCTGTTGCGCGCGGTACGCCGCGGCGTCGCGGGTGGCCGGATGGAGTACCGGCTGGAGGTGGAGGGCGAGACGCGCTGGTACGCGGCGGAGATCAGCCCGTGCGCTCCCGTGGCGGGAGAGACGCAGCCGCGCCTGGCGCTGCTGGTGCGCGACGTGACGGGGATGCGCGCCCTGGAGGAGCCGCTGTACCGGCTGGCCTCCTTCCCGTTGCTGCACCCCGAGCCCCTGCTGGAACTGGGCATGGACGGGGAGCTGCGCTTCGCCAACCCGGCCACGCACAAGGCCTTCCCGGAGCTGATCACCCAGGGGGCGGAGCACCCGATGGTGCGAGCGGCGATCCAGTGGGCCTGGCGGGGGGCTCCCGCGGGTGAGCCCGCGCCCACGGTGCACCTGGACGGCCGGTACTGGGAGCTGACGGTGGCGCAGCTGTGGGATCCCCCGGGCCTGCGGGTGTTCGCCCGGGACGTGACGCTGCGCAAGCAGATGGAGGCTCGGCTCATCCAGGCGGACCGGCTGTCGGCGTTGGGCTCGCTGGCGGCGGCGGTGGGGCACGAGATGAACAACCCGCTGGCCTTCATGCTGGCCAACCTCTCCTTCGCGCGCGAGGAGCTGGAGCGGGTGGGCGAGTCGCTGAAGGCGAAGGACGAGTCCGTGACGCGGGAGCTGGACGACGTGCTGGAGGCCCTGCGGGAGACGGCGGAGGGGGCGTTGCGGCTCAAGCACATCGTGCAGGATCTGCGGACGCTCTCGCGCAAGCCGCCGGAGCACCAGGCGCGGGTGGAGGTACAGCCGGTGCTGGAGAACGCGCTGAAGCTGATCCGCGGCGAGCTGAACCACCGGGCGCGGCTCGAGCGGGACTTCCACGAGATACCGGCGGTGGACGCGGACGAGGCGCGGCTGAGCCAGCTCTTCCTCAACCTGCTGCTCAACGCGGTGCAATCGATGGACCCGGCGGAGGCCGAGGACAACGTGCTGCGCGTGGCCGCCTACACCGGGGAGGAGGGCGAGGTGGTGGTGGAGGTGCAGGACACGGGCAAGGGTCTGCGGCCCGAGGCGCTCTCGCGCATCTTCGAGCCCTTCGTCGCCTCGCGGCCCGGCAGCTCGGGCCTGGGGCTGTCGGTGAGTCATGCCATCGTGACGGGCCTGGGCGGCACGCTGCGCGCGGAGAGCCGCCAGGGACGCGGCACGTTGATCACCATCACGCTACCCCCTGCGTGCGAGGCGCTCCAGCCGCAGGCGGCCCTGCTCGCGGGGTAG
- a CDS encoding CotH kinase family protein: MSRGARDLLCLAVGGVLLSCTSPTGWVGPLPAECQELAPAESGPATHVEEDGLPVFNLFISESLPDEQGYFVARLVYRGRCQPLWVRLRGNTSHFFPKRSFTLEFPKDAPFDEPLLGGGFTGRRKVVLISPFNDNSYVRNRLAFTLWNRMSPGHLPVKTYSAVVYVNGNYQGLYTVADHIDKHLMAARGLERDGELFKASGDDANFSHLDVKGRPKRDLKQGFEKRAGRPESGAEAYDSIRVFSAFVIDSSPERFREERHAWMKAHAYEDWWIFSTLIVANDSVSKNAYHYRDPGPGGRWRYIPWDLDASFGQNWDTRRNDPRERPLFTTRNHLFERMLEDPSIAASMRERYRVLLQGELRAEVVLGLIDEYAREVAAAARRDEARWREEYLSFFRWKTRTDFTTFDEEVEYLRWWVRTRWGELEQQLP, encoded by the coding sequence ATGTCGCGGGGCGCGCGGGACTTGCTGTGTCTGGCGGTGGGCGGGGTTCTGCTGTCCTGCACCTCCCCGACCGGATGGGTGGGGCCGCTGCCCGCCGAGTGCCAGGAGCTCGCGCCGGCGGAGTCCGGTCCGGCGACCCATGTCGAGGAGGATGGGTTGCCGGTATTCAACCTGTTCATCTCGGAATCCCTCCCGGATGAACAGGGCTATTTCGTGGCGCGGCTCGTCTACCGCGGGCGATGCCAGCCGCTGTGGGTGAGGCTCCGCGGGAACACCTCCCACTTCTTTCCCAAGCGCAGCTTCACCCTCGAGTTCCCGAAGGACGCGCCCTTCGACGAGCCCCTCCTCGGCGGTGGCTTCACCGGCCGGCGCAAGGTGGTGCTCATCAGCCCGTTCAACGACAACTCCTATGTGCGGAACCGGCTCGCCTTCACGCTGTGGAACCGGATGTCGCCGGGCCATCTCCCGGTGAAGACCTACAGCGCCGTCGTCTATGTGAACGGGAACTACCAGGGCCTGTACACGGTGGCCGATCACATCGACAAGCACCTGATGGCGGCGCGGGGACTGGAGAGGGACGGGGAGTTGTTCAAGGCCTCGGGCGATGACGCCAACTTCTCCCACCTGGACGTCAAGGGGCGGCCCAAGCGCGATTTGAAGCAGGGTTTCGAGAAGCGGGCGGGACGCCCCGAGTCCGGCGCCGAGGCCTACGACAGCATCCGTGTGTTCTCGGCCTTCGTGATCGACTCGAGCCCGGAGCGCTTCCGGGAGGAGCGCCACGCATGGATGAAGGCACACGCGTACGAGGACTGGTGGATCTTCTCCACGCTCATCGTCGCCAACGATTCGGTGTCGAAGAACGCCTACCACTACAGGGATCCGGGTCCCGGAGGCCGGTGGCGCTACATCCCGTGGGATCTCGATGCCAGCTTCGGCCAGAACTGGGACACGCGGCGCAATGATCCGCGGGAGCGCCCCCTCTTCACGACCCGGAACCACCTGTTCGAGCGGATGCTGGAGGATCCCTCCATCGCGGCGTCCATGCGCGAGCGCTACCGGGTGCTGCTCCAGGGGGAGCTGCGCGCGGAGGTGGTGCTCGGGCTCATCGACGAGTACGCGCGGGAGGTGGCCGCCGCGGCCCGTCGTGACGAGGCCCGGTGGAGGGAGGAGTACCTGAGCTTCTTCCGGTGGAAGACCCGCACGGACTTCACCACCTTCGACGAGGAGGTGGAGTACCTCCGGTGGTGGGTGCGGACGCGTTGGGGGGAGCTGGAGCAGCAGCTTCCCTGA
- a CDS encoding peptidylprolyl isomerase, whose amino-acid sequence MNLFSSACLAVLLTLAPTAFAASPKKAAKPEPVKTVRVVLQTEKGEIELELDETHAPRTVRNFLHYVDGGFLEGGVFHRTVKPDNQPDNKVKIEVIQGGINPARESEQLPPIPLERTNETGLRHKDGAISMARDTPDSAVSDFFICVGDQPGLDHGGKRNPDGQGFGAFGRVVKGMDVVRAIQQAPAEGQKLTPPVKILRATRKP is encoded by the coding sequence ATGAACCTCTTCTCATCCGCCTGCCTCGCCGTGTTGCTCACCCTCGCCCCCACCGCCTTCGCCGCCTCGCCGAAGAAGGCGGCGAAACCGGAGCCGGTCAAGACGGTACGGGTGGTGCTCCAGACGGAGAAGGGCGAGATCGAGCTGGAGCTCGACGAGACCCACGCGCCCAGGACGGTGCGCAACTTCCTCCACTACGTGGACGGTGGCTTCCTCGAGGGTGGGGTGTTCCACCGCACGGTGAAGCCCGACAACCAGCCGGACAACAAGGTGAAGATCGAGGTCATCCAGGGGGGGATCAACCCCGCTCGCGAGTCCGAGCAGCTCCCGCCGATTCCGCTCGAGCGCACGAACGAGACGGGGCTCAGGCACAAGGATGGAGCCATCTCGATGGCGCGCGACACGCCGGACAGCGCGGTGTCGGACTTCTTCATCTGCGTGGGGGACCAGCCCGGGCTCGATCACGGAGGCAAGCGCAACCCGGATGGGCAGGGCTTCGGTGCCTTCGGCCGGGTGGTGAAGGGCATGGACGTGGTGCGCGCCATCCAGCAGGCCCCGGCGGAGGGGCAGAAGCTCACCCCCCCGGTCAAGATCCTGCGCGCCACGCGCAAGCCGTAA
- a CDS encoding PAS domain S-box protein — translation MANAQPGTDSTAARPGELLHNLPGAIVWESDAAAIHFSFVSESAASMLGFPAGQWQADEGFLKKHVHPEDWGRVLETLYEAAAEGSVQTCEHRMFRSDGSTLWVQTSVQRSSRSNGSLLLTGLTVDITRSREAEYAHRDAEAHSQLLLENIRDYGVFMLSLDGCVASWSPGAQRLKGFRADEVIGVSFAHFFPADEFEKGTPQRLLVQAEMERKAEYEGWLLRKGGGRFWGNLILSAVTDERGRLRGFSNVARDLTARKRAEQALRESEEHFRLLVESQDYGVFMVSPEGRVETWNRGAQRLEGYRAHEIIGSPMSELFPRNEVEEGHSERLLRKASREGKADYEGWLVRKGGERFWGLLTVSAVEDEGGHLRGFSVLARDVTSRRQTEEELRRSEEYFRLLVGSVQDYGVFMLSLDGAIESWNQGAQRLKGYRAHEVVGSGISRFFPPEELEKGTPERLFQDALLKGIATYEGWLVRKDGDRFWAIVTLSAVEDENGRLRGVTNVAKDLTERKRVEDALRESEEQLRLLIDSVQGYGVFMVSPDGQVASWSPGAERVQGYRVEEVMGAPLSRFFRPEEVANGTPERLIQGALAEGRAEYEGWLVRKGGTTFWASVVLGAVMDRHGNLRGFSNITRDLTERMRAERAISFLADVGSVLAGSLDYRTTLEKIVRLAMRDETHACIVEMLEGQRIQPVAVAHVDQDQERIIQKAVRIMPVESRMGQGVARVVHTGQPELKSGISDVGWLGEALGFAEPNVLRDLGVRSYMCVPLTARGKTFGAMVFLAAPGRNYASDDLLLAEELARRAALALDNARLYEQAQIAIRMREEVLAIVSHDLRSPLSMIQMGADQLLSESRGREQPEFTSRTAAKIRRASVRMIHLIRDLLDFSSIEAGQLRIEVSNHDAGELVTELLEELQPNAGEKGIRLERETEPSSLIVRCDRERIVQVFSNLLGNAIKFTGEGGSVMIRTRREGDQAVFSVSDTGPGIPEEDLSHIFDRYWQVNRGTRESFGLGLAISKAIIESHGGKLGVESRVGQGTTFFFTLPLGT, via the coding sequence ATGGCGAACGCACAGCCTGGCACGGACTCGACAGCGGCTCGACCTGGCGAGCTGTTGCACAACCTCCCCGGCGCGATCGTCTGGGAGTCTGACGCGGCGGCCATCCATTTCTCGTTCGTCAGCGAGTCCGCGGCCTCGATGTTGGGGTTCCCCGCCGGGCAGTGGCAGGCCGACGAAGGTTTCCTCAAGAAGCACGTCCACCCCGAGGACTGGGGCCGCGTCCTGGAGACGCTGTACGAAGCGGCCGCCGAGGGCAGCGTCCAGACGTGTGAGCACCGGATGTTCAGGAGCGATGGCTCGACCCTCTGGGTCCAGACCTCCGTTCAGCGCAGCAGCCGCTCGAATGGCTCGCTCCTGCTCACGGGGTTGACGGTCGACATCACCCGGAGCAGGGAGGCCGAGTACGCCCACCGTGATGCCGAAGCGCATTCCCAGCTTCTCCTCGAGAACATCCGAGATTACGGCGTGTTCATGCTGTCACTCGACGGATGCGTGGCGAGTTGGTCTCCCGGTGCGCAGCGGCTCAAGGGGTTCCGGGCCGACGAGGTCATCGGCGTGTCGTTCGCCCACTTCTTCCCGGCGGACGAGTTCGAAAAGGGGACACCCCAGCGTCTCCTGGTGCAGGCCGAGATGGAGCGGAAGGCTGAATACGAGGGGTGGTTGCTCCGCAAGGGCGGCGGGAGGTTCTGGGGGAACCTGATCCTGAGCGCCGTTACCGACGAGCGAGGACGCCTTCGAGGCTTCTCGAACGTGGCGAGGGACCTCACCGCGCGCAAGCGGGCCGAGCAGGCGCTGCGGGAGAGCGAAGAGCACTTCCGGCTCCTCGTCGAGAGTCAGGACTACGGCGTGTTCATGGTGTCTCCCGAAGGAAGGGTCGAGACCTGGAACCGCGGCGCCCAACGGCTCGAGGGCTATCGGGCTCATGAGATCATCGGGTCCCCCATGTCGGAGCTCTTCCCTCGCAACGAGGTCGAGGAAGGCCATTCCGAGCGTCTCCTGAGGAAGGCCTCGCGGGAGGGAAAGGCGGACTACGAGGGGTGGCTCGTCCGCAAAGGGGGTGAGCGATTCTGGGGGCTCCTCACCGTCAGCGCGGTGGAGGACGAAGGTGGCCACCTTCGGGGCTTCTCCGTGCTCGCGAGGGATGTGACCAGCCGAAGGCAAACGGAGGAGGAACTTCGGCGGAGTGAGGAGTACTTCCGGCTGCTCGTGGGGAGCGTTCAGGATTACGGCGTGTTCATGCTGTCCCTGGACGGGGCCATCGAGAGCTGGAATCAGGGTGCGCAGCGGCTCAAGGGTTACCGGGCCCACGAGGTCGTCGGCTCGGGCATCTCCCGCTTCTTCCCTCCCGAGGAGCTCGAGAAGGGCACCCCTGAGCGTCTCTTCCAGGACGCGCTCTTGAAGGGCATCGCGACCTATGAGGGCTGGTTGGTCCGAAAGGACGGCGATCGATTCTGGGCGATCGTCACCTTGAGTGCGGTGGAAGATGAGAACGGCCGTCTTCGGGGTGTGACCAATGTCGCCAAGGATCTGACCGAACGCAAGCGGGTCGAGGACGCGCTGCGCGAGAGTGAGGAACAGCTCCGGCTGCTGATCGACAGCGTCCAGGGTTACGGCGTCTTCATGGTGTCACCGGACGGGCAGGTCGCGAGCTGGAGCCCAGGGGCTGAACGGGTCCAGGGGTACAGGGTGGAGGAAGTCATGGGGGCTCCACTCTCACGGTTCTTCCGTCCCGAGGAAGTGGCGAACGGGACACCCGAGCGGCTCATCCAGGGAGCGCTGGCGGAGGGTCGCGCCGAGTACGAGGGCTGGCTCGTCCGAAAGGGGGGCACCACGTTCTGGGCGAGCGTGGTCCTGGGGGCGGTGATGGACAGGCATGGGAACCTGCGCGGCTTCTCCAACATCACCCGCGACCTGACGGAGCGCATGCGGGCCGAGCGGGCCATCTCCTTCCTGGCCGATGTTGGCTCGGTGCTCGCCGGATCGCTCGACTACCGCACCACCCTGGAGAAGATCGTCCGTCTGGCGATGCGAGATGAGACCCATGCCTGCATCGTCGAGATGCTCGAGGGGCAGCGCATCCAGCCCGTCGCGGTGGCGCATGTCGATCAGGACCAGGAGCGAATCATCCAGAAGGCCGTGCGGATCATGCCTGTCGAATCGCGGATGGGGCAGGGAGTCGCTCGCGTGGTGCACACCGGGCAACCGGAGCTCAAATCAGGTATCTCCGACGTGGGCTGGCTCGGCGAGGCACTCGGGTTCGCGGAGCCCAACGTCCTGCGTGACCTGGGAGTGCGGTCGTACATGTGCGTGCCACTGACGGCTCGTGGCAAGACCTTTGGCGCGATGGTGTTCCTGGCCGCTCCCGGCAGGAACTACGCCTCGGATGACCTGCTCCTGGCCGAGGAGCTCGCCCGCCGCGCCGCGCTCGCCCTCGACAACGCCCGGCTGTACGAGCAGGCCCAGATAGCCATCCGCATGCGGGAGGAGGTCCTGGCCATCGTGTCGCATGATCTCCGCAGCCCGCTGAGCATGATCCAGATGGGGGCCGATCAGCTCCTCTCCGAGTCACGCGGGCGCGAGCAGCCGGAGTTTACGTCCAGGACCGCCGCGAAGATCCGGCGCGCGTCCGTGCGGATGATCCACCTGATCCGCGACCTGCTCGACTTCTCCAGCATCGAGGCGGGGCAGCTCAGGATCGAGGTCTCGAACCACGACGCCGGCGAGCTGGTGACCGAGCTCCTCGAGGAGTTGCAACCCAACGCGGGCGAGAAGGGGATTCGACTCGAGAGGGAGACGGAGCCCTCGTCCCTGATCGTCCGGTGTGATCGCGAGCGGATCGTGCAGGTCTTCTCGAACCTGCTCGGCAACGCCATCAAGTTCACGGGCGAGGGCGGCTCCGTCATGATTCGGACCCGGCGCGAAGGTGACCAGGCCGTCTTCAGTGTCAGCGACACGGGCCCCGGTATTCCCGAAGAGGATCTGAGCCACATCTTCGACCGGTATTGGCAGGTGAACCGGGGGACTCGAGAGAGCTTCGGGCTCGGCCTGGCGATCTCCAAGGCGATCATCGAGTCCCACGGAGGGAAACTCGGGGTCGAGAGCAGGGTGGGTCAGGGCACCACGTTCTTCTTCACGCTCCCCCTCGGTACCTGA